Proteins found in one Corynebacterium freneyi genomic segment:
- a CDS encoding TrpB-like pyridoxal phosphate-dependent enzyme — MTKAILPDSALPTHWYNLAADFPEPLPPHLHPGTREPLKPEEMEPIFASGLVEQEFSTDRWIEIPEPIREIYRLWRPSPLGRARRLEKELGTSARIYYKNESVSPIGSHKPNTSVAQAYYNMLDGIENLTTETGAGQWGASLAFAAQFFGLGVEVWQVRASYDSKPYRRMLMEVYGGSVHPSPSDLTEAGRAMLAKDPDTPGSLGMAVSEAIEVAVNGKNSRYALGSVLNHVMLHQTIIGQEAAAQLAMFGETGPDVVVGCAGGGSNLAGLTFPFIGHSLTGSVLDDGGRSSTSTSASGAKGDAKKFVGDDAPRIIAAEPAKCPSLTKGEYRYDHGDVAGLTPLLKMHTLGSDFVPDPIHAGGLRYHAMAPMVSHAVELGLMETTTVEQEDAFAAGVRFARCEGTVPAPESNHAIAAACAEAAKYEGEPGSGPAILIGLSGNGFLDLPAYSKFV, encoded by the coding sequence ATGACCAAGGCGATTCTCCCCGACTCGGCGCTGCCGACCCACTGGTACAACCTCGCCGCCGACTTCCCCGAGCCGCTGCCGCCGCACCTCCACCCCGGCACCCGTGAGCCGCTGAAGCCGGAGGAGATGGAGCCGATCTTCGCGTCCGGGCTGGTCGAGCAGGAGTTCTCCACCGACCGGTGGATCGAGATCCCCGAGCCGATCCGCGAAATCTACCGCCTGTGGCGTCCGTCGCCGCTGGGCCGGGCGCGCCGTCTGGAGAAGGAGCTGGGCACCTCCGCCCGCATCTACTACAAGAACGAGTCCGTCTCCCCCATCGGTTCGCACAAGCCGAACACGTCGGTGGCGCAGGCGTACTACAACATGCTCGACGGCATCGAGAACCTGACCACCGAGACCGGCGCCGGCCAGTGGGGTGCGTCGCTGGCGTTCGCCGCCCAGTTCTTCGGCTTGGGCGTCGAGGTGTGGCAGGTGCGTGCGTCGTACGATTCGAAGCCCTACCGCCGCATGCTGATGGAGGTCTACGGCGGTTCGGTGCACCCGTCGCCGTCGGATCTGACCGAGGCGGGGCGCGCGATGCTGGCGAAGGATCCCGATACCCCGGGTTCGTTGGGCATGGCCGTGTCGGAGGCGATCGAGGTCGCGGTCAACGGCAAGAATTCGCGGTACGCCCTGGGCAGCGTGCTCAATCACGTGATGTTGCACCAGACGATCATCGGTCAGGAGGCCGCCGCGCAGCTGGCCATGTTCGGCGAGACCGGCCCGGATGTCGTGGTCGGTTGCGCCGGCGGCGGGTCGAACCTGGCCGGTTTGACGTTCCCGTTCATCGGGCATTCGTTGACGGGTTCCGTGCTTGACGACGGCGGCCGTTCCTCCACTTCGACCTCCGCGTCGGGGGCGAAGGGGGATGCGAAGAAGTTCGTGGGAGATGACGCGCCGCGCATCATCGCCGCAGAGCCCGCCAAGTGCCCGTCGTTGACGAAGGGCGAGTACCGCTACGACCATGGTGATGTGGCGGGGTTGACGCCGCTGCTGAAGATGCACACCCTGGGCAGCGATTTCGTGCCGGATCCGATTCACGCCGGTGGTCTGCGGTACCACGCGATGGCGCCGATGGTGTCGCACGCCGTGGAGTTGGGTTTGATGGAGACCACCACGGTGGAGCAGGAGGACGCGTTCGCCGCCGGCGTGCGTTTCGCCCGCTGCGAGGGCACGGTTCCGGCGCCGGAGTCGAACCACGCCATCGCCGCCGCATGTGCCGAGGCCGCGAAGTACGAGGGTGAGCCGGGTTCGGGTCCGGCCATTTTGATCGGTCTGTCGGGCAACGGTTTCCTCGACCTGCCGGCGTACTCGAAGTTCGTTTAG